The genomic window AATGTTGTAGCAAGATGAAAGGTTGATGGTGAATATGTTTCTAGCGCTTTAATAAATGTTTTTGTTGAATCAGAAAAAAAATATTCTTCTTTACAGATAAGCTGTGAAAGGTCAACTTGAATTGTAGAATGTAATGCATTTTGAGAAAATGTAGATGAAGTGGTTTGGAGATATGATAATGTTGAAGAAGAAAAAGATATCCATGATAGTTTTGTGCTGGAATGAAATGCTTATGAAGACTTTTCTTGACAAATATTGGCATTGTGAAAATATGATTGAGATCAGGTGGCAGAATCCAATTCCTTTATAGAAGAAAATTATCGTTCATATATATATATAAATGAAGATCAGGCAATAGTTTGAGAAAGATTTGATATAATGACTGATATGGGTGGTTTTGATCAAGATGATATAGATGTAGTAGAATGGAACCTTAATGGTGATTTTCGCGAAACAGATAGTGTAGATATATCTTGGATATTTGATGAGTATTGAGAAAAATATATCCAACAAAACATATATTTACAAGATGGTAGTGTATTGTCAAATAGTTTGAGTTTGTTTGTCCAAGAATCTTGACTTTGAGTCTCTCCTTTTCAAATACAGTCAGATTTGGTGTTGTCTACATTTTCATCAAATGTGTTTTCTCTTGATTTTGAAAATATTGATTATGATTATATAGATAAAATTAGGTGGGATTTTTGAGACAAAAATACTATAGTAGATGAAGATATATCAGAGGAAAGTATGGAAATAGAATATTGATATAATTTATGATGAAATTATGATTTGAAAGTTTTTGTATACACACAATCTTGAGATGTTTTAACAAGTTCAATAAATTTGTATGTGCAATGACAAGATTTTTGTGATGGTGATGTATCTCAACTAAGTTGTGATATGAGTGGTGATGGAGTGCCTGATTTATGTAGTAATGATATTTCTGGTGATTGATTTGAGAATGTAGATAATCTTATTGTGTCTGAGCCTGAAGAAAGAGATGATGATGGGAATTGTGTATATGAAGAAGAACATATAAATATTAATGCACTCAAACAACAAGCTGAAATGGCAAATAATTTCCAAGAATATGATGTTTGTCCTTTTGATGACAATCCAAATCAGACTCATTGAGTAGGTGATTGAATAGGAGATGAATGTAGGTGGTTGGCTGATATGTTGGATGATGTAGAAGAAAACTTTCATGAACCAGATTTCAACAATGAATTATATATAGATACTGTAAATGTATTGTCTTGTCCTGCTCATTATGCAGACTTTGAGTCAACATTATGGAGGTGAGATACTATAAGAGCTGTGTTGTATGATCAAGATTTGGAGAAAGTTTATTCGGTTTCCAATCTATTTGATTTGGATGAAGATGTAGGTGTATTGGCTCCAGATGTGTCTCCATAATATACTATGAAAAAAATAAATTTTTTTTATTTGCTTATTTAAGTAGATATCCTAATCTTATTTTCATTTAATTTGTCGTAAAATATATCAAAAAAGTTTGACATTTATATTTTTTTTGATATAATTTTGTTGGTATGAAATACATTTATAAATAAAAACAAAAAAATGAGATATGTATTTATAATAATATTCGTATTTGTTTTTTGGGGTTGATTGGTTAATGCAGAATGGGTGCATAAGTGAAATGTATGAAGTAATGGTAGATGTGGTGCTTGAGAATTGGTTCAAGTATATTGATGACCATCATCTTGAACTAGATCTCACGAGCGAGGTGATGGTACTACTATATGATGGAATGGTACTAGATATAGGCAGATAAATTGACCATGAAATACAAGTGCATCATGTTTAGAGTGGCAACCAGATACAAGTACAAATGATTTTGATGTTACTCTTGACTGAGTAGACTGAACAAGTTCTGAAAATTGGGTCTTAGCAAATGAGCTTACTGTAGAAATTTCTTATGATGAAGATTCTGTTTGTTGACCTGCTTGATGTAATTCAATTGATATTAGCTGGGAATTTCATAACAGTGATGGTTCTGGTTCTACAACAATAACTTCAACAAGTCATAGTTTTAGTGTTGATTTGACTGATTTATGAGGTGCAAATGAGCAGGAATTTGAATTGTCAATTGATAATATTGACACTAATGCTACTTCTAATCATAGTCAGAATGTAAGGTATGACTGGCGAGTATTTGCAAATGAGCCAGTAACTCCACATTTTTCTAATGACTTTTATGATACAAGAGTTGGTAATGATAGTGATAATTTTAGGTGACGTATAAGATTAAGAGATGAACATGGAAATTATGTAGTACCAGTTCAGAGAATAAATAGAGAAGTAAGAGTAAATTTTGGGTACGATAATCATGTGTATTTACAACAATATAAAAAAGATTGGGAAGATGACTTGAGTTGAGGAGATAGTTGAATAAGATACCAAAGAACTGCTGATTCAAGCTATAGTAAATTTGATATATGAAATTGAAATAATATAAATTATACCTATGATTATAGTGATGGAATATCTGATTGAGTGTATGATGTTGATATTAAATCCTATGTGCCTACATATGATTGATATGATTTGGCAAATTGAACATTTTCTGTAGAAGAGTTTAGTTATCAAGTAACTGATAATATGGGTAATAATTGGAGTAATTCAGATAGTAGTGCTGAAACAAATTTATCATTTGAGCCTAGGTCAAAAGTAAGTGAAATTGACTGACTTCCACCAATGGCCAATGAGGATGGTGAACAAGATTTTGAAGTGGAGCTTGATAATGCATCTTCTGAATTTATGATAAAATATGATCCTGATTGAGAGCCTATTGATACATATATAGACTGAAATGAATATTGTGTTACTACATATTGATTTGATAGTGATGCTTTTGACTGAGATAGTGATTGTAATGAAATTTTGTCTTCATCTACTAGATATGATTTTACACAGTGGTTTGAAAGACATTCTGGAGAAACCCTTGATCCTGGTGAATTTGGTTATATATCTACTCATTTTGGGTATGATTATGGTGGTGGTGTGTATGCTACCTGGAACTCAGAATTGATATGAAGAACAAATTATAATTATAATCCAGAAGAAAGAGATTTGGCTATGCAGTCTGCTATGTGAGTAGAAGGTGCTATCTCTGCAGAAGATTTTGATGCTTTGAATGAAATATATACTGATGATGAAAGACATTCTCATTGATGACTTTCTAGGTCGGAATTAAGAAACCAAGTAAGAAAATCAGTATGAGGAATGAAGTGAGGTATAGATGGGAATTCTTGAGGTGGATCAGTAAGTTTATGAAATAGTAGTACATCAGAAAGATACCAGAATACATATGTTCATTTTTTTGATGATGATATTTATATAGATTCTAGTAATGTGAATGAGCAAAATTTAGTAGCAACTGAATGATGAGATGTTTTTATAAAGGATAATATTAGAGCAAGTGATGATTGATTGCTTTGAATAGTTTCATTGATGGATGATGATTATAACTGATGAAGTATATATATACATAAAGATGTTACTCATATAGATGCTTTCTTGTATGCGGAAAAAGGTGTTTCTACTTATAAGTGAGACTGGGATGATCCTGAATTTAATTTGACGCAGCATGAGCGTAGGCATCAATTATACATAGAAGGAAGTTTATGGTCTTTCAATACAATGTGATGATCTACAAGAGACGAGCCCGAGTGTCCTTATTTTGTACAATTAGATGATACTGAAACATGTGACACAGAAACTTCAAGAAAATATGATTTGGAATTTCTTAGAAGAACATATCTTGTAAGTGCAGATGCATATTGAGCAGATAGTTATGAGTCATTTATCCCATATTATGATGAAAACGAGTGATGACCAGCTGAGCTTATTTGAGGTATTGAGTGTGAGGTTTCTGGTGATGTTGTTGAATGTACTCGTACTTCTTGAGAACCAATTTTAGAGGATGATGAATGGCAGTGAAGTGATCCTTTTGAGTGTGATCAGTGATGAGGAGCTTGTGATTTAGAAGACTTTATTCATAAGCTATCTCCTATATACCTAAGATATGATAATAGAGTTACAGAAAAATGACTTCCTATTTTTTCAGAAGTTGTTAATTAAGTTGCTTATTTTTAAAATGTAAAGCAATTTTAGATAAAATACTTGCTCTTAATGTTGTCTGTATTGTTTGTATTGATTGTGTTAATATTTGCTTATATCAAAATTAGCTTGAAAAGGAAATCAAAAAAAATATAATTTATTTAGGTAAAATTTAAGTTTGTTTATATTTTAATATAATCATGTGTTATGTGAGAATTTAAATTAGATAGGGGTATATATACGAAGAAAATATTGGAAAAGTCTATTAAGGAATTTGAAGATTATTGCTGAAAGAAAATAGATTATGATGAAAATAAAACTGAATTTACTTTGAAGTGTGAAGAAGATGATTTTGTTGATATAGTAGATAATTATATTTATTTGTATAATGAAGCTAATTAGAATGGAAAATTTTGTTAAAAAAATAGAAAAATGAACATTTAATTTTGAAATGGTAGTAGATTGAAAAATCTTTGATAAAAAGACTATATTAAGAGCTGCATATGAGCTTGTAGATAAAGTGTATATGTTTTTTAAGAAAGATGGGGATGATTTTGTTGTTCAGTTCAAGCTTAAAGATGAAAAACTAGATATGGATGGTATTGTAGATTCTTTTTGAGAAGAGTTGGTGTTTCATGATTTGAGGTCTCAGATAGATAAAAAAACAGGTAAAATGAAGGAAAGAATTATGGAAACAGCTTTAGGTTATGGTTTAACGTTAGAGGATGTTAAGTTAGATCTAGAAAAACTTCTTCCTTGATCGAACCCTTGATCTCTTGATTGATGAGATGAGTGAGATCAAAAACAAAAGTCTATTGATGAAATAATGAAAGAAATAGAAAGTGATCCTGATTTTGAGGATGATAAAGATGAGATTTTGTGAATACTTAAGGAAATAGAAGAAGATGAGATGGAAAATAAAAAAGAAGGATAATTATTTACATTTATATAATCTTATTGGTGATGGAAAAAATCAATCTAAAAAATAAAAAAATATTGCCATTTAAATTTAAAAAACTAAAAAGTTGAAAATATTTTTTGAGTAATGATTTTTGACAATGGTTAATATTGTCTGAAAGAGAATTTAATGATTTTATTGATTGAAAAACTTCTTCTGAATTGGAAGATAGGTTGGTTTCAGCTGGTATGCAAAAATCAAGTAGATTAGATAAAAATGATGAAATGTATATTAAATATCTTGCTTGAAAATGGTTGAATAGATATCATTATATAATGCAATGACCAAGCTTGCATATAATAGTATTAACGTTAGCATGTAATCATTCTTGTAAATACTGTCATGCTAGTGCTAAAATCGATGATTCATGAAAATATCATTTATCAAATGAAAAGATAAAAAAGACTATAGATGTGATATTTAATACAACTGCATGAGCTATAGATATAGAATTTCAGTGATGAGAACCAACTGCTAATTGGGAAGGTTTGAAGTATGCTGTTGAATATATTCATGAAAAAAACAAAGTGTATAATCTAAAAGTAAATATAAACTTAGTTTCAAATCTTACAATGATTGATGATGAGAAGATGAACTTTTTGTTAGATAATTGAGTAGATATTTCTACTAGTATAGATTGACCAAAAGAAGTTCATGATTGGAATAGAGCTTGGATAGGTGATACAAGTAGTTTTGAGACTGTTTCAAAGTGGGTTAAAAAAATTAATTTTGAGTATGAGAAAAGGTGACTTGAGAAAAAAGTATGAGCTATATGTACAGTTACAAATAAGCTTCTTGATAAACCACAAGAACTAGTAGATACTTATATAAGTTTATGACTAGATAATATATTTGTAAGACCTTTAAATCCTTATGGTATGGCTACGAAACTATGGGATAGTATAGGATATAATTATGAAGAATACTGGAGCTTTTATGAAAAAATGTTAGATTATATAGAAAATAAGCAAGAAAAATGAATAAATATATCTGATACATACTCTCATAAAATACATTGTTGAAACTTAAGATCATCTAAAAGAATAAATTATATGGAAGAGAGGAGTCCTTGTGGTGCTGTGCTTGGTCAGGTAGCCTATAACTGGGATTGAGGAATATATACATGTGATGAATGAAGAATGCTAGCTCAAACTTGAGATTGTTCATTTAAGATATGAGAAATTGATAATAGATCTGCTGAAGAAATATATAAATCTATGGTTTTAGATGTTGTAACAAAGGTTATGTTGTCTGCAAGTATTATAGACTATCTTCCTGGTTATGACACCAATCCAGTAAGTAATTATATATGAACTTGCCCTATATACAGTTATACAATTAGTTGAAATATTAATAGTAAGTACAAAAAAGAAGATAGGTTTAAGCTTCAAGAAGATACTCTTGAAAGACTTGTAGATCAATAATTTTTAAATATTAAAAATAATTTAAATGATACATAAGAAAAAAAATATTAACTCAATGGTTAGACATGAAGATCAAAAGGTTTCTGGTAAAAAAACAAATTTACCTTTATATGTTTGAGCTTTGTTTGCTGCAGGAGCGTCTTCTGCATGAGTGTCTTCAGAGGAAAATATTAGTAAATATTTTGAAATAGAGTCTGCTTATGCTTTTAATTATGGTGTTAGTAATGATAGTAATACCCATCATACAGATACTGATGATAGCTGATTTGATAATGTTGAGGTTGAAATAGATCAAAAAACTTTTACTATTGATAAAAATGTGAATGGGCATATTAGTTGATCTATAGATACAAGAAATTATGTAGGCTTATCTCATTGAAGTCATGGTAGTCATGCTAGTCATTGAAGTCATTGAAGTCACTGAAGTCACTGAAGTCATTGAAGTCACTGAAGTCACTGAAGTCACTGAAGTCACTGAAGTAGGTGGTAATTTTTTTAAAATTTAAGTATAATATTAATGTTTACAAATAAAGTGTTTGTTATGTTTTTTTCTTTAATATTATTCTTTTTTCTTGTAATATTTGTTTATTATTTCTTAGTTAATGATAGGTCTATACATGAAAGTGATGGAGAATCTGCTTTGAATCAAGATGATGATAGAATTGAATTAGATGAGGAAAATGAAGAGGAAAATGAAGAGGAAAATGAAGAGGAAGAAGATTATGTAGAAAGTGTTGAGAATGCTCTAGGTTCAGATTATCTTGAAAGAGAAAGAGAACAATTTTGAGAAGATTTTAATAAAAATAGGCCTTTGACAGATGAAGAAATAGAAGAAACAAAAAAAATACTAGTAGAAGAGTATTGAGTTGATTTAGATGAACACAATAATATAGAAGAACTTATAAAAGAAAATTATGAGCAAATTACTGTCGAATGAGGATTTGAAGTTGGTCGTGATTTGTCTAGTTCTGAAAGAGAACTTATAATATCTATTTTAGAGGATCATGAAGAAGCTTGAGATATACCAAATTTATCAAATCAACAAAAAGAAAATTTTGCTTATTGGATGGAAGTGGAAGATTTTCGTTATTTTGTTAATAATCCTATTTATTATTTAAAAAAGTTTTTTAATGAACATGAAGATATAGATCATGATTCTGTTGAGCTAGAATTAAGAAATTTTATAAATGAACAAATAAATAAATGAACTTTCCCTAAAATGTCTAATAAAGAAATTAATAATTTTGTATCTTATATAGAACCTAATGATAAAGAAAATTTTATGAAAAACCCTGAAAAATATATTGATGAATTTATTAGTGAGCAAAAAAGAAGTAGAGATTATGTTATGTCAAGCTGAGAGTATAAATTATGGAAGATGTTTTTAAGTTGAAATTCAGATGAAGCATTTGAAAAATTAAATAAGACTGCCGAAGAAGAATGATATAGAACTGATATATATGCAAAAATATTTAAAATATACAGTGACTATATTTTTGGAACAAATTATTTTGAGTCAGAAGAAAAAGAAAGATTTTTTAGTTGTTTATCAACTTGAACTTATAATGAATCATTTGATGATGAAGTATTAGATAAGATTTGTGAATGAAAAGATGAAATTATATATTATGATGATGATTGAGAAGTTTTTGTTAACTATTGATTTGTTAATTATACACTTAATTATTTAAAAGAATTAAATGATTGAAATGAAGACAAATTAACTGAAATTTTGAATACTAATTATAATCATAACAACTTAAAAAGTAGTACATGAGAGAATTATGATCATTGAAAAAAAATTTTATATTATTTAGTTTGAAAAGTAATTATTTGATATGATATAGATGTTATAAAAAATGATTATGATGAAATAGAACATTCTTTGGAAAATAACTGAGATTGTGAACAGATAAGTGATTCTAATTTAAAAAATTATTGTGAAAATATTTTTTATTAATTCTTTTAATTGATTATTATGCTAAAGAAATATTATTGACCCTCGACTGAACGATGAAATTTAAAAGAAATAATTGTATGAGATGTAGAAAACTTTAACTTAAAAAATATTGAAGAAACATTTAAAGTTTTGTTTTGAGAAAATTTGAGGCATAGTACTTTTGAAAATTTTAAAGATTACCGTGTTGATTCACAAAAAATTAAAGAAAGACAGGAAGATTTAGATAATCTATCAGAGCTTTTGAAAAAGCTTTGAGTGAAAGTTTATAGACCTGAAAGATTAGAAAGGGTAAAGGCTTTCAGAGGCCCATATTTTAAAGGTGTGATGTCATCTGCTGCCAATCCTAGAGATTTGATTTTTGTTTATAAGGATAAAATTATAGAAAGCACTCCGTGAGGGGTGAACAGATATTTTGAAAAAGATTTATATTATAAGATATTACAGGAAAAATTTGAAGAAGGAGCAGTATGGCTTTCTGCTCCAAGTCCTTCTTTTAGAAAAGGTCGTTTTGATTTTAAGGAATGGGATGAAAAAAGAGATTTTAAAAATTTTGATAGGTTAAAATATGATATAGTTTTTGAGGCAGCACATATGTTAAAATTGTGAGATGATATATTGTTTAATATATCAAGTTATATGCATGAGTTGTGAGCTGATTGGATGCAAAAAGTTTTGTGAAGCGATACAAGAATACATAAGGTTTATTACTTAGATGACAATCATATTGATTGAAAATTATCAGCTCTTAGTAGATGAATATTTTTGGCAAACAATGAATTAATGCAAAAAGATATTAAAAATTATTTGCCCAAGAAATTTCATGATTGGAAAGTAATTTATACCTGAGAAGAATCTGGGAAGTTTAATCATAACTCTTATTTGGATACTGATATGAACTATATTCAGCTTTGTAGTATGAGATGAGCAAATACTAATGTTTTGTCTATAAGTGAAAACAGAGTATTGGTTATGGATTATGCAGAAAAAACTATTAAAAAGCTGGAAGAAAATGGTTTTGATGTAATTCCAGTTAGAATGAGACATTGTGAATTGTTTGGGGGATGATTACATTGTGCTACTTTGGATTTAAAAAGAGAAGATTAATATTGATGGATAGACCTTTATTATTTGAAATAGTTATAACAAATTGATGTAATAAAAGATGTCCTTATTGTGATATTAATTTTGAAAGATGATTTATAAAAAATGAAGTTGTTGATAATTTCATTAAATCTATAAGAAATTATGATTGAGAGTTAGGGTGAATTCATATCAATTTTTTTTGATGAGAGCCTTTGTTGTGAAAACAACATATTGATCATGTTTTAAAATCATTAGAAGAAATAAAAACAAAAATAACATATAGTTTGGTTACAAATTGATGGTTAATAGATGATTTTATTATAGAAAGAATATACAAATATGATATTAAAGTAGATATTAGTATAGATACTATAAATAATGATGTTTTGAAAGAAAATAAACATATAAAAGAGATTGCAAGCAGAGAAAAGACAAGTGTTAATTATATATTTGTTCCTTGACAAATGAGTAATATTGAGGAAACAGCTGCTGTTATGAATGGTATCTGATTTGAAAATATTAATATAATACCAGTATATACTACTATGAGTTGGAACAATGAAAATATAAAAATATTAGCAAAAAAAATTAATCAGTTTATCAAAATAAGTAAATCCAAAAATATATGATATTTTAAGTATGATAGATGATTTTCCAGAGAAAGACAGTTTATATTAGATGTGTGAGGAGAAATATATCAGGATGTAGATAGTGATATTCGGCTTCAAAAGCAATATAATATTATTCCTGAATTTCTTAAAAAAAAGGTAGAAAATGAAATGTATCTATGAAATATAAACTATCAGAATTTAAATGAGATTATATGTTGATATGATGAGAGCGTTATATACAATTTGCTAAAAGAATTCGAACTTGAAATTTGAAAACAAAAAGAATATAAGAAAATAGATAAGATAATAGATTATTTTAGTATAATGACCAAAGCTAAGGATAGATAAAATAATGTTTATTTTTTAAATTTAATTATGAAAAAAAAAACTTCGGAAGTTACTACAGTTACCAGATGAATAGAAGTTGAACTAACAAGTATATGTTCTCTTAACTGTGAATTTTGTATTAAAAGTTATAGAACAGAGTTTGGTAACATGGATTTTGATACTTTTTCTAAAGTTGTAGATTTTATAAAATTTCTTTGATGTATGGAAGTGGATATATCGTGAGTTGGTGATATTTTTCAAAATGATTCTTTGTATGAGTTTATAGATCATTTATTTGAAAAACTTCCTAATATAGATGCAGTTATTCCTACTAAATGACAGGATGTAACAATGGAAGATCTTAAAAAAATAAAAAGTTATAATGATAAAGGGTATAATATTACATTGATGGCATCTGTAATATACTTAACTAAATGGAAATTTGATAAGTTTGTTGGTAGAAATCAATATGAAAAATTTGTTAAGTTTATAGATATGTTGAGGGATTCAGGAGTTAACTTTTCTCGAGAATTTGTGATACTAAAGAATAATTTGGATGATTTTGAGAAATTTAAAAAATTAGCTGAAAAAATAGGAAAAGAGTATGGAACCTTGTTGGCATATAATTTTTGATGAAATCTTTCAGATGAAATTCATAAAAAATATTTTGATGAAGAAATTTTGAGAGATTATTTTGAATATAGGTCAAAGGAAGATGTATGTGAGGTGATGAAATATGATCATTTTTTTGTAGATTATAAAGGAGATGTATATATTTGTGCTAATATGGGTATAAATCCAGATGCATTGCTTTGAAATATAAATGATGTTTATCATGATTTTAATATTTTGTTAGAAAGAAAACAAGAATTTAGAAAAAAATATCATGATATTTGTAATAAATGTTTCTTTTATAAATATAAACTTCATGATTAAAAATGATAACTCATACTTTTTATGCTTTAGTCTTATATCAGGCCCAAATATTATACAATCAAGATCTTTGAAATGGTTACTTTCTTTTTGATATAAAAGAAAAAACTATGTGAAAAATAATTGTGGAGTTTAAAAAATGAAATAAAAAGAAAGGTATTTTATTTGTGCATAAAGATTTTAATACTGACAGAGTAGACTATCAAACAAATAATTGGTTTATTGTGTGAGAAAAGAGTTTGGTAGAATTTGTTTGAAAGAAAATATTAGATAATGAGCATGAAGATTTTAATTTTTTTAAGACATCTGAAGAATATATATGAAAAATATTTTGAGTGGTGCTTACAATAACAACTCATTGTAATCTGGCTTGCTATTATTGTTTCAACGATTATGATTATAATTTAGATCAAAGAAACTTTATAAAACCTTTAACTTTTGAACAAATAAAGTGAATAGTTGATGATTTGTATAAAAATTGATGTAGAGATATTATAATTTCATGATGAGAACCCTTATTGCATTACGATTTTTTTAATATAATTGACTATTGTTTAAATAAGTGAATATATGTTCGTGTAAATACTAATTGAGATCTCTTGAATTCTAGAATAGTAGATAAAATAATTCAGTATCCTATAAACTTGATGGTTTCAATACACGAATTTAATGAAAAAGATTATGCATATACAAATGTTAGATGATTCAGTGAAATTTATAAAAAAGATGTGCCAGAAGAAGTTTTTTATAAAAAGTTTAGAAATAAAATAGAAAATTTAAAAATAATATATAAATATCCTAATATTAATTTAGAGTTTATGACTATACTTGATAATAAAAATATTATAAACCTAGAAAAAATATATGATTTTTGCTTGAATCAATTTTGAATAACACAGTGGCATTTTTTTAGGCTATATAGTACAAAAATTTCTAAATGAATTTCAAAATGAATGATGTCACTTGCTATAAGAAAATTGTACAATCTTAATAAAAAATATAATGTTGATTATAAAATAGTTGATGCAGTTCCTTTTTGTGTTACTAGAAAAACAGATTTGGCAGAAAAAGTAATTGAATGAGAATTAGCAGATAATCATAATGTAAAATTTATTATTACCAATGAATGAGGTTTTCAATTGATGTCATGATTTGATACTGTTGTTTGAAGTGTATTTGAAGAATCTATTTCAGAACTTTTGAGTAAAGAATTTACTCAAAAGATGCTAAATAATTGATTTCTTCCAAATGAATGTTTGGATTGTGTGTATAAAAATCATTGCAAGGGTGGAAGTAGAATGGAAGCACATATAGCTACCTGAAGCTATGCTGATTTTGATCCTTTATGAAAAATAGCAAATAAAAAATGTCAGATATAAGAATTGTAAATATATGTAATAATAATTGTATATATTGTCTAGAATCTTCTTATAGAAAAAAAAATAAGTATGAATCTTTAGATTATATTTATTTTCAAATAAAAGAAATTTCTAAAAACACAGATTTTCTATGAATTTTTGGATGAAATCCTTTGTTGCATCCAAATCTTTTGAATATCTTAAATTATGCAAGAACTCAAGGCATTAACAATATTTCCATACTTACTAATACTTATAAACTGGATAAAAATTTAATAAGTGA from Candidatus Absconditicoccus praedator includes these protein-coding regions:
- the hxsB gene encoding His-Xaa-Ser system radical SAM maturase HxsB, which translates into the protein MEKINLKNKKILPFKFKKLKSGKYFLSNDFGQWLILSEREFNDFIDGKTSSELEDRLVSAGMQKSSRLDKNDEMYIKYLAGKWLNRYHYIMQGPSLHIIVLTLACNHSCKYCHASAKIDDSGKYHLSNEKIKKTIDVIFNTTAGAIDIEFQGGEPTANWEGLKYAVEYIHEKNKVYNLKVNINLVSNLTMIDDEKMNFLLDNGVDISTSIDGPKEVHDWNRAWIGDTSSFETVSKWVKKINFEYEKRGLEKKVGAICTVTNKLLDKPQELVDTYISLGLDNIFVRPLNPYGMATKLWDSIGYNYEEYWSFYEKMLDYIENKQEKGINISDTYSHKIHCGNLRSSKRINYMEERSPCGAVLGQVAYNWDGGIYTCDEGRMLAQTGDCSFKIGEIDNRSAEEIYKSMVLDVVTKVMLSASIIDYLPGYDTNPVSNYIGTCPIYSYTISGNINSKYKKEDRFKLQEDTLERLVDQ
- a CDS encoding radical SAM protein — protein: MDRPLLFEIVITNGCNKRCPYCDINFERGFIKNEVVDNFIKSIRNYDGELGGIHINFFGGEPLLGKQHIDHVLKSLEEIKTKITYSLVTNGWLIDDFIIERIYKYDIKVDISIDTINNDVLKENKHIKEIASREKTSVNYIFVPGQMSNIEETAAVMNGIGFENINIIPVYTTMSWNNENIKILAKKINQFIKISKSKNIGYFKYDRGFSRERQFILDVGGEIYQDVDSDIRLQKQYNIIPEFLKKKVENEMYLGNINYQNLNEIICGYDESVIYNLLKEFELEIGKQKEYKKIDKIIDYFSIMTKAKDR
- a CDS encoding radical SAM protein translates to MKKKTSEVTTVTRGIEVELTSICSLNCEFCIKSYRTEFGNMDFDTFSKVVDFIKFLGCMEVDISGVGDIFQNDSLYEFIDHLFEKLPNIDAVIPTKGQDVTMEDLKKIKSYNDKGYNITLMASVIYLTKWKFDKFVGRNQYEKFVKFIDMLRDSGVNFSREFVILKNNLDDFEKFKKLAEKIGKEYGTLLAYNFGGNLSDEIHKKYFDEEILRDYFEYRSKEDVCEVMKYDHFFVDYKGDVYICANMGINPDALLGNINDVYHDFNILLERKQEFRKKYHDICNKCFFYKYKLHD
- a CDS encoding radical SAM/SPASM domain-containing protein; amino-acid sequence: MITHTFYALVLYQAQILYNQDLGNGYFLFDIKEKTMGKIIVEFKKGNKKKGILFVHKDFNTDRVDYQTNNWFIVGEKSLVEFVGKKILDNEHEDFNFFKTSEEYIGKIFGVVLTITTHCNLACYYCFNDYDYNLDQRNFIKPLTFEQIKGIVDDLYKNGCRDIIISGGEPLLHYDFFNIIDYCLNKGIYVRVNTNGDLLNSRIVDKIIQYPINLMVSIHEFNEKDYAYTNVRGFSEIYKKDVPEEVFYKKFRNKIENLKIIYKYPNINLEFMTILDNKNIINLEKIYDFCLNQFGITQWHFFRLYSTKISKGISKGMMSLAIRKLYNLNKKYNVDYKIVDAVPFCVTRKTDLAEKVIEGELADNHNVKFIITNEGGFQLMSGFDTVVGSVFEESISELLSKEFTQKMLNNGFLPNECLDCVYKNHCKGGSRMEAHIATGSYADFDPLGKIANKKCQI
- the hxsD gene encoding His-Xaa-Ser system protein HxsD; this translates as MKLIRMENFVKKIEKGTFNFEMVVDGKIFDKKTILRAAYELVDKVYMFFKKDGDDFVVQFKLKDEKLDMDGIVDSFGEELVFHDLRSQIDKKTGKMKERIMETALGYGLTLEDVKLDLEKLLPGSNPGSLDGGDEGDQKQKSIDEIMKEIESDPDFEDDKDEILGILKEIEEDEMENKKEG
- the hxsA4 gene encoding His-Xaa-Ser repeat protein HxsA4, translated to MIHKKKNINSMVRHEDQKVSGKKTNLPLYVGALFAAGASSAGVSSEENISKYFEIESAYAFNYGVSNDSNTHHTDTDDSGFDNVEVEIDQKTFTIDKNVNGHISGSIDTRNYVGLSHGSHGSHASHGSHGSHGSHGSHGSHGSHGSHGSHGSRW